The region ATGGCAGTCGCCGTCACTCGACGCCCTGTCGCTCAAGCAGGCCGACACGTCGCTGCTGACCGACCCGTCGAACGTGTGGAACCTCGGCGGCGCGTCCCCCGTCACGGCCGACTGGTTCGTCTCGACCGACCTCGACGGCATCCGCCCCACCATCGCCGCCGACGGATCGGTCGACATGCACGGCCTTCTCGAGCTGACGGATGCCGCACCCGCGGCGACCGGCGCACGCCTGGGTGCGATCGAGCAGCCGACCGTCATCGAGGTGCTTCCCGAGGTGACCGTGCCGCTCGAGAACCTCGACGTGCCGACGGTGGTGGGCGAGCCGACCAAGGGTGCGAAGCTCACCGCCGATCCCGGAGAGTGGACCCACGCCGACGCGACGTTCACCTACCAGTGGCTGCGCGACGGCAAGCCGATCCCCGGGGCCGCCGCCGAGCGCGCGACCTACACGGTGCGCGGCATCGACCCCGGCCACACGCTGTCGGTCGAGGTGACTGCCACGGTGGATGGGCAGGAGCCGGTGACGGCCACGTCTGCCGCGGTCTCGGTCGCGCCGACCCGCCTCTCTCAGGCGATCGACCTGCTGCTGGACTGGCTCCGCCGTCTGTTCGGGTGAGCCGAGCGCGGTGCGGTGGGGGTCAGGCCGCCGCCGCACCGCCCGCGCCCGAACGCTCGTCGCGGAGGCGAGGCTCGGTGCGCAGTTCGGGGCGCAGCCCCGCCTTGTCTGCGTAGAAGGCGCGGATGCGATCCATGTCGGCGGCGACGTCGCCGGTGACCTCGATCGTCGGCCCGAGCCCGGTGGTCATGGTGGTGCGGTCGACGAAGCCGAGCGTGAGCGGCATCCCGGTCTCCTGGGCGATGCGGTAGAAGCCTCTCTTCCAGTACGTGTTCGCACCGCGCGTGCCGTCGGGGGTGACGACGAGTCCGAACACCTCTCCCGAGCGCACCCGTTCGACCACTTCGCCGACGACCCTGCCGGGGTCGGCGCGATCGACGGGGATGCCGCCGAGCCGGCGCATGATCGGGCCGCGCCATCCCGAGAAGAGGCTCTTCTTGCCGAGCCACCGCACGTCGATCCCGAGACGCCACGCGATGCCGAGCATGAGCACGAAGTCCCAGTTCGAGGTGTGGGGGGCGCCG is a window of Microbacterium terrae DNA encoding:
- a CDS encoding 1-acyl-sn-glycerol-3-phosphate acyltransferase — protein: MLRRALSRLYWACSRWTLVTEPAPTRPTVLIGAPHTSNWDFVLMLGIAWRLGIDVRWLGKKSLFSGWRGPIMRRLGGIPVDRADPGRVVGEVVERVRSGEVFGLVVTPDGTRGANTYWKRGFYRIAQETGMPLTLGFVDRTTMTTGLGPTIEVTGDVAADMDRIRAFYADKAGLRPELRTEPRLRDERSGAGGAAAA